Sequence from the Corallococcus sp. EGB genome:
AGGGCAACCCCTCCTTCCGCGCGCTGCTGGCGCAGGTGAAGGAGACGACGCTGGGCGCGTACGCGCACCAGGAGGTGCCGTTCGAGAAGCTGGTGGAGGAGCTGGCGCCCACGCGCGACACCAGCCGCACACCGCTGTTCCAGGTGCTGTTGTCGTTCCAGAACGCGCCGGTGCCGGAGCTGGAGGTCAAGGGCCTCACGCTGCGCGCCGTGCCGCTGGAGCACCGCACCGCGCAGTTCGACCTGAACATGACGTTGTCGGAGGTGGAGGGCGAGCTGCGCGGAGCCATGGAGTACAACTCCGACCTCTTCGACGCCGGCACCGCCGAGCGGATGCTGGAGCACCTGCGCGTGCTGCTGGAGGGCGTGGCTGCTCAGCCGGACGTGCCCGTCCAGCGCCTGCCGCTGCTCACCGAAGGCGAGCGGACGCAGTTGCTGACGACCTGGAACGACACGCGGGCTGACTTCCCGCGCGACGCCTGCATCCACCAGCGCTTCGAGGCGCAGGTGGCGCGCACTCCGGACGCCATCGCCGCGACCTTCGAGGGTGAGCAGCTCACGTACCGGCAGCTGGATGCGAAGGCGAACCAGCTGGCGCACCACCTGCGCCGGTTGGGCGTGGGGCCCGAGGTGAAGGTCGCCCTGTGCCTGGAGCGCTCGCTGGAGATGGTCATCGCCGTGATGGGCGTGCTCAAGGCCGGCGGCGCCTACGTGCCGCTCGACCCGAAGTACCCGCTGGACCGGCTGTCCTTCATGCTGGAGAACACGCAGGTGCCGGTGGTGCTGACGCAGGACTCGCTCGCGGACGAGCTGCCCGTCACCACCCAGCAGCTGATCAGCCTGGATGGAGACTGGAAGCGCAGCATCGCCCGTGAGCGCGAGGACGCGCCCGTGACGGCGGTGACGGCGGGCAACCTGGCCTACGTCATCTATACGTCCGGTTCGACGGGGAAGCCCAAGGGCGTGGCCATCGAACACCGGGGCGTGTCCAACTACCTGACGTGGTGCTTGTCCGCGTATGGGCTGGATTCAGGCGCGGGCGCGCCGGTGCACTCGTCACTCGCGTTCGACCTGACGGTCACCAGCATGCTGGCACCGCTGGTCGCGGGTCGGGGCGTGGTGATGGTGTCCGAGGCCCGGGGCGTGGAGGGCCTCGCGGACGTGCTGCGCGAGGGCACGGGCTTCAGCCTCGTGAAGCTGACGCCCAGCCACCTGCGGCTGCTGTCGGACCTCCTGGGCGCGGACGCGGCGGCGGGGCGCACGGGTGCCTTCGTCATCGGCGGTGAGGCGCTCTTCTCGGAGGAGCTGGCGTTCTGGCGTACGCACGCGCCAGCCACGCGGCTCATCAACGAGTACGGCCCCACGGAGACGGTGGTGGGCTGCTCGGTGCACGTCGTGGCCCCGGAGGACCCGGGCTCCGGCGCGGTGCGCATCGGCAAGCCGCTGCCCAACACGCGGATGTACGTGCTGGATGCGCAGCTGCAACCCGTGCCGGTGGGCGTGCCGGGTGAGCTCTACATCGGCGGCGTGCAGGTGGGCCGCGGCTACCTGGGCCGGCCGGAGCTCACGGCGGAGCGGTTCATCCCGGATGCGTTCAGCACCGACGCTGGCGCGCGGCTGTACCGCTCCGGCGACCTGGCCCGGTGGCGCGCCGACGGCACGCTCGAATACATGGGCCGTGTCGACCACCAGGTGAAGGTGCGCGGCTACCGCATCGAGCTGGGGGAGATCGAATCCGCCCTCATGGGCGCCTACGGCGTGCGCGAGTCCGTCGTCGTCGTTCGCGAGGACGTGGCCGGCGACAAGCGGCTGGTGGCCTATGTCGCGGGTGACGTGGAGTCCCTGGACCGCCAGGGCCTGCGCGAGCACCTGGAGCGCACGCTGCCGGAGTACATGGTGCCGTCCGCCTTCGTGGTGCTGGAGGCGCTGCCCGTCACCTCCAACGGCAAGGTGGATCGCAAGGCGCTGCCCGTCCCCAGCGACGAGCGCACGGAGGCCGATGCGTTCATCGCGCCGCGCACCCCCACGGAGCAGCTGCTCGCCGGTGCGTGGAGCGAGCTGCTGCGTGTGGAGCGCGTGGGTTCCACGGACGACTTCTTCGAGCTGGGCGGCCACTCACTGCTGGCCACGCAGGTCCTGTCGCGCGTCCGGAGCATCTTCCGCGTGGACCTGCAGCTGCGGGACGTCTTCAACGCGCCCACGCTGGCGAAGCTGGCGGCCCTCATCGACCTGGCGCTCCAGGCCGGCGCGGGCACGCAGGCGCCCGCCATCGTGCCGCTGCCTCGCGAGGGCCAGCTGCCGCTGTCGTTCGCCCAGCAGCGCCTGTGGTTCCTGCACCAGCTGGATGCAGCCAGCCCGGCCTACAACGTGCCCATGGTCCTTCGCCTGAAGGGCTCGCTGGATGTGATGGCGCTGGAGCAGAGCTTCACGGAGCTGGTGCGCCGCCACGAATCGCTGCGCACGTCGTTCCACGTGGTGAACGGACAGGCCACGCAGGTCATCCACCCGGCGGTGTCCCTGCCGCTCGCGGTGGTGAACCTCTCCGACATCCCGGAGCCCGAGCGGCATGATGAGGCCCGCCGGCTCGCGGACGAGGAGGCCGTGCACCCGTTCCAGCTGGCCACCGGCCCGCTGTTGCGCGTGAAGCTGCTCAAGCTGGACGAGGAGGAGCACATCCTCGTGCTCGTCATGCACCACATCGTCTCCGACGGCTGGTCCATGGGCGTGCTGGTGCGCGAGATGGCCGCGTCCTACGAGGCCTTCTCCAACGGCCGCGCGCCGGTGCTGCCGGAGCTGCCGGTGCAGTACGCGGACTACGCGGGCTGGCAGCGCGGCTGGCTCCAGGGCGAGGTGCTGGAGAAGCAGCTCGGGTACTGGAAGCAGCAGCTGTCCGGCGCGCCGTCCGCGCTGGAGCTGCCCACGGACCGTCCGCGTCCGGCCGTGCAGACGTCGCACGGCGGCAGCGCCCCGGTGAAGGTGGGCCAAGAGCTGACGGAGGCGCTGAAGGCCCTGGCGCTGAAGGAGGGCACCACGCCCTTCATGGTCCTCCTCGCTGCTTGGCAGGTGCTGCTCGCGCGCTACTCCGGACAGGATGACATCAGCGTGGGCACGCCCATCGCGGGCCGCCAGCGCGCGGAGACGGAGGGCCTCATCGGCTTCTTCGTCAACACGCTGGTGCTGCGCACGAAGCTGGACGGCGACCCGACGTTCCGCGAGCTGCTCGGCCGCGTGCGCGAGACGACGCTGGGCGCGTACGCGCACCAGGAGGTGCCGTTCGAGAAGCTGGTGGAGGAGCTGGCGCCCACGCGCGACACCAGCCGCACGCCGCTGTTCCAGGTGTCCATGACGCTGCAGAACGCGCCAGAGGGGGCGTTCACGCTGACCGACCTCACGCTGGAAGGCGTGGAGGTGGAGCACCGCACCGCGAAGTTCGACCTGTCGCTGGGCCTCACGGAGACGGCGAACGGCCTGGAGGGCGGGCTCGAGTTCAACACCGACCTGTTCGACGCGAGCACCGCCGAGCGGCTCGCCCGGCACCTGGGTGTGTTGCTGGAGGGCATCGCGGCGAATCCGGATGCGCGGCTGCACCAGCTGCCGCTGCTCACGCCGGAGGACCGCAAGCAGGTGGTGGCGGGCTGGAACACGTACGACCGCTTCCCGGTGGACGCGTGCCTGCACTCGCTGTTCGAGGCGCAGGCGGCGCGCACCCCGGACGCCATCGCCGTCACCTACGGCGAACAGCGCCTCACGTACCGCGAGCTGGACGCGCGGGCGAACCAGTTGGCGCACCACCTGCGCTCGCTGGGCGTGGGACCGGAGGTGTTGGTGGGCCTCGCGGTGGAGCGCTCGCTAGAGCTGATGGTGGGCCTCCTGGCCATCCTCAAGGCGGGCGGCGCATACCTGCCCATGGATCCGGCGTACCCGCGCGAGCGCCTGGAATTCATGGTGGAGGACGCGCGCGTGCCGGTGGTGCTCACCCACCAGCACCTGCTGGACGTGGTGCCGTCGGGCGCGGCCAAGCGCCTGTGCCTGGACGCGGACGCGGCGAAGTGGGCCTCCGCGCCCACCACGACGCCGGACAGCGGCGTGGCGCCGCATCATCTGGCCTACGTCATCTACACGTCCGGCTCCACGGGCCGCCCCAAGGGCGCGCAGATTGAGCACGCCCAGGTGGTGCGCCTCTTCGACGGCACGAAGCACTGGTTCGACTTCGGCACGCAGGACGTGTGGACGCTGTTCCACTCGTACGCGTTCGACTTCTCCGTCTGGGAGATGTGGGGGGCGCTGTTGTACGGCGGCAGGCTGGTGGTGGTGCCCTACGAGGTCAGCCGCACGCCCGCGGACTTCCACGCGCTGCTCAAGCGCGAGGGCGTCACGGTGCTCAACCAGACGCCGTCCGCCTTCCGTCAGCTCATCCAGCACGAGGAGCGCACGGGAGACCACGAGGGTCTGTCGCTGCGCACGGTGGTGTTCGGCGGCGAGGCGCTGGAGTTCGGCAGCCTGCGTCCCTGGTACGCGCGCCACGCGGACAACGCGCCGGTGCTGGTCAACATGTACGGCATCACCGAGACGACCGTGCACGTGACCTACCGGGCGCTCAAGGCGGTGGACGCGGAGGGCGGCCGCGGCAGCGAGGTGGGGCTGCCGATTCCCGACCTCCAGGTGTACGTGCTGGACGCGCACGGCCAGCCGGTGCCTCCGGGCGTCACGGGGGAGATGTACGTGGGCGGCGACGGCCTGGGCCGCGGCTACCTGGGCCGGCCGGAGCTGACCGCGCAGCGCTTCATCCCGGATCCGTTCAGCACGCGGCCCGGGGCGCGGCTCTACCGCTCCGGCGACCTGGCGCGGTGGCGTCCCAACGGCACGCTGGAGTACCTGGGCCGCGCGGACTTCCAGGTGAAGGTGCGCGGCTTCCGCATCGAGCTGGGCGAAATCGAGGCGGGCCTGCTCTCGCACCCGAGCGTGCGCGAGGCCGTGGTGCTGGTGCGCGAGGACGTGCCGGGCGACAAGCGCCTGGTGGCGTACCTGGTGGGCGCGCCGGGCCAGGCCGTGGCGGGGAGCCAGGAGCTGCGCGAGCAGCTGCGGCGCACGCTGCCGGAGTACATGGTGCCGGCGGCCTTCGTCACGCTGGACGTGCTGCCGCTCACGTCCAACGGCAAGGTGGACCGCCGCGCGCTGCCCGCGCCGGACACCACGCGTACGGAGGCCTCCACGCTGGTGGTGGCGCGGACTCCGCTGCAATTGCAACTGGTCCGCATCTGGGAGGAGACGCTGGGGATGTCGCCCATTGGCATCCGCGATGACTTCTTCGACCTGGGTGGCCACTCCATGCTCGCGGTGCAGCTGATGGGCCGCATCCAGCAGCTCACCGGCCGCAACCTGCCCCTGGCGTCGCTGTTCCAGGCGTCGACGGTGGAGCAGCTGGCCGCGTTGCTGGAGCAGGAGTCGAACGCCTGGTCGCCGCTGGTGGCGCTGAAGCCGGAGGGCACCAGGCCTCCGCTGTTCGCCATCCACCCGGCGGGCGGCGGCGTCCTCTGCTACGTGGACCTGGCGCGCGAGCTGGACGCGGATCAGCCGTGCTACGGCCTCCAGGCCCGGGGCACCGAGGGCGAGGAGCCCCTGGGCACCGTGGCGGAGATGGCCGCGCTGTACCTGGCGTCCGTGCGTCAGGTGCAGCCGCACGGGCCCTACCACCTGGCGGGCTGGTCGCTGGGCGGCATCATCGCCTTCGAGATGGCGCGGCAGCTGCGCGCCCAGGGCGAGGAGGTCGCGCTGGTGGCGAGCATCGACGCGTACACCGTGCAGCACATGGTGCCGGACAAGACCCCGGAGCAGGTGCTGGAGGACATGCTCACCTCCGAGCTCACCATGATGCTGGCGGCCACCACGGGACGCGACCCCCTGGAGCTGCGCGAGCGCATCTCCCAGATGACGCAGGCGGAGCGCGTGAACTACTTCTACGAAGTGGGCAGCCAGGGCGACACGCAGATCGCCGACGTGGGCGTGGAGCGCGTGCGCAACCTGTACCGGGTGTTCGAGTCCACCTCGCGCGCCTTCACGCAGTACGACGCGAAGCCGCTCGACGGGAAGCTCGTGCTGCTGCGCGCCAGCCAGCGGCCGGACACGCGTGAGCACCACGGGTGGGAGGACCTCGTCACCGGCGGTGTGGAGGTCGTGGACATGCCGGGCTCGCACATGACGATGATGCGCAAGCCGCTCATCACGAACGTGGCCCGGGAGCTCCAGGCCCGCATCCGCTCCTTCACGGCGCCGGTGGACGACGCGAAGAAGAAGAGCGGGTAGCGGGGCAGGGGGCGGGCGCGGCGCGGGCTTCGGGGTTATCCTCGCGGCCCGTGCTCCTGCCCGTCCTCACCGGTGTGTGGTTGTCGCTGTCCGGCGCGCTCGGCACGGAGCTGCGGCGGGACGGCTACAGCTTCCGGCCGCCGGACACGTTCCGGATGACGCGCTGGGAGCGCTACACGGGCTCGCAGGTGGGCGCGGTGTCGGAGGACGGCGTGCGCACGCGCGCCCTGTCCGCGGCGCTGGCGGACGGCGAGGGCCCGGACGCGGCCACGTTCCTCATCGCCGTGGTGGACGGGGGCTTCTCCGCCAGCCCCTCGGAGCGCGACGCGTTCTCCACCGCCGTGGTGCAGCACTTCCAGCGCGAGCTGGGCGTGGCGCTGACCCCGGAGCGGGTGGACCGCGTGGGCGGCCCGGTGCCCCGCGTGGAGGTGCTGGGCACGCTGCGTGAGGCAGGGCAGGTGCGCACGGTGCTGGTGACGGGGCTGGCCTCCGAGGGCCGCCACGCCGTGGTGACGGTCAGCGCGCCCGCCGCCCGCTGGGACGCCCTGGCCCCGGGGGTGCGCGCCTCGCTGGAGACCTTCCGCATGGAGACTCCGGTGGCGGGCGTCCTGTCCCGGCGCCTCGCGGGGGCGCTGGCCGGCACCCTGGCCGGAGCCCTGGTGGTGTCCTACGCGGCCTGGCGGCGCCGCCGGCAGGGGGAGGGGCCGGCCTCGTCGTAACGTGCCTGCCGGGAGGGCGACAGCGTCCCCCGGTGGGGCTCGCGGTGGGATACGGTCCTCCGCCCATGTTCTCCCTTCTCCTTGCCGCCGTGCTCGCGCAGGGGCCCGCCGCCCCTCCGGCGCCCTCGGCGTCCCCGGCCCCGCCGCCGGTCCTCCCGGCGCCAGACGCCGGCGTCGCGGACGCGGTGGTGCCGCCCCTGCCGGTGGCCACGCTGCCTCCGGCCACGCACGAGCTGTTCCGCCGCATCCAGGGCCGCGTCGCGCAGGTGCGCATCATCGAGCGCCGCTCCGGCACGAAGTCCTCCATCGGCTCCGCGTTCTTCGTGGGCGCGAAGGGCCACGCCCTCACGAACTACCACGTCGTGTCCGACCTGGTGCTCCACCCGGAGGACTACACCGCGGAGCTGGACCGCGGCGACGCGACGGTGCCGGTGCGCCTGCTCGCGGTGGACGTGGTGAGCGACCTGGCCGTCATCCAGGTGGACACGCCCATCAGCGACTACTTCAAGCTGGAGGAGCACGAGCCGCCGCAGGGCACGCGCCTGTTCGCCATGGGCAACCCGCGCGACCTGGGCACCACCATCGTGGAGGGCACCTACAACGGCCTGGTGCGCGACGCCCTCTATGAACGCGTGCACTTCACCGGCGCCATCAACCCCGGCATGAGCGGCGGGCCCACGCTGAGCGGCGAGGGCGGCGTCGTGGGCGTCAACGTGGCCACCATGGGCAACCAGGTGGGCTTCCTGGTGCCGGTGGCCCGCGCGCGGGCGCTGCTCGACCGGGCGCTGGCGCAGGACGCGCCCCCGGACCCGGCCGCGCTGATGACGTCCGTGAAGGACCAGTTGATGGCCAACCAGCAGCGCATCACCGACCGGCTGATGGCCACGGACCTGCCGAAGCAGGCGCTGGGGGACTACCGCGTCCCCGGCCGCTGGAGCCCGTTCCTCAAGTGCTGGGGCGACACGCCGCACGACCCCGAGACCCCCTACACGGTGACGAGCTACCAGTGCTCCTCCGAGGAGGACATCTTCCTGTCCTCCAGCCACCGCACGGGCGTGGTGGCCTACCTGCACCAGCACGTGGAGAGCCAGAAGCTGGGCGCGATGCGCTTCTCCGCGCTCTACAGCACGCTCTTCTCACAGGACCCGGACGCGGTGTCCGCCACGCGCGAGGACGTCACCAACTTCCGCTGCACGTCCGAGTTCGTCGACGTGAAGGGCCTCCCGGTGCGCGCGGCGCTGTGCCTGCGCGCCTACCGCCGCTTCCCGGGCCTCTATGATCTGGTGCTGCGCGCGGCCACACTGAACGCCTCCACGCGCGGCGTGGACACCAGCCTCACGCTGGGCGGCTTCTCCGCGGAGAACGCGCGCAAGCTGGCGCGCCGCTACCTGGAGGGCCTGTCGTGGACGAAGTGATCTTCCTGGAGGTGCTGGAAGGGGACGCCGTCCAGGCCCGCCACCGGCTGTCCACGTATCCGGTGTCGGTGGGGCGCGGCTACGCCAACGACATCATCCTGGACGACCCGAAGGTGTCCGCGGAGCACCTGCGCCTGGAGCGGCGCGAGGACGGCGCGGTGGTGCTGCGCGACGTGGGCAGCGTCAACGGCACCTTCAGCGTGGAGCCGTGGGCCGCGCTGAAGGAATGGGTCCTCACCCCGGACGCGCGCGTGTCCGTGGGGGACACGGTGCTGCGCTTCCGCCCGCGCTCCTTCGTGGTGGAGGACACCGTCGTCAACGAAGCCCCCGCCGCGCCCAGCGAGCGTCTGCTGGAGCGGCCCCGGGCCTTCGCGCTCGCGCTCCAGGCGCTGGTCGTGACGTCCTTCATCTCCGAGCGGGTGACCCAGTTCCGGAAGACGGACTGGGGCGACCTGCTGATGTCCGCCGTGGTGCCCCTGGGAC
This genomic interval carries:
- a CDS encoding serine protease, with the protein product MFSLLLAAVLAQGPAAPPAPSASPAPPPVLPAPDAGVADAVVPPLPVATLPPATHELFRRIQGRVAQVRIIERRSGTKSSIGSAFFVGAKGHALTNYHVVSDLVLHPEDYTAELDRGDATVPVRLLAVDVVSDLAVIQVDTPISDYFKLEEHEPPQGTRLFAMGNPRDLGTTIVEGTYNGLVRDALYERVHFTGAINPGMSGGPTLSGEGGVVGVNVATMGNQVGFLVPVARARALLDRALAQDAPPDPAALMTSVKDQLMANQQRITDRLMATDLPKQALGDYRVPGRWSPFLKCWGDTPHDPETPYTVTSYQCSSEEDIFLSSSHRTGVVAYLHQHVESQKLGAMRFSALYSTLFSQDPDAVSATREDVTNFRCTSEFVDVKGLPVRAALCLRAYRRFPGLYDLVLRAATLNASTRGVDTSLTLGGFSAENARKLARRYLEGLSWTK
- a CDS encoding FHA domain-containing protein, translating into MDEVIFLEVLEGDAVQARHRLSTYPVSVGRGYANDIILDDPKVSAEHLRLERREDGAVVLRDVGSVNGTFSVEPWAALKEWVLTPDARVSVGDTVLRFRPRSFVVEDTVVNEAPAAPSERLLERPRAFALALQALVVTSFISERVTQFRKTDWGDLLMSAVVPLGLALLWAGGWSLASRIARKRFYFRVHTTIAALVLLGFSLAPPLFALLGFSFSLGAWLGFVRILAVLGLVGWGLYWHLRYVTRWSGRRVVRGLVIASVGVLVLTNVSKALGNEDFSEELEFPRSLLPPVLRLAPAHSMDSFFEDAKPLEKKVDALVKER